A region of the Dehalococcoidales bacterium genome:
GGCCAGTCCGAAACCCACTCGGAGTAACTATAAGTACGGGAATTGGAGAATCTCTGGTTACCTTGTTGGCTACACTGCCGAAATGCCAGCTCGTTAGCCCTGACTTTCCATGGGTAGTCATAATAATCAGGTCAACACAATTCTCCTTAGCATAGTCAAGTATTCCATCGGCCGCCGATCCATGGGTAA
Encoded here:
- a CDS encoding universal stress protein, which codes for THGSAADGILDYAKENCVDLIIMTTHGKSGLTSWHFGSVANKVTRDSPIPVLIVTPSGFRTGRYEQIRVDRGSVSARC